In Spirochaetaceae bacterium, one genomic interval encodes:
- a CDS encoding ATP-binding protein: MLSSPLHDAVETQRREMHARLAERYVERDLATPVRDDGLIKVIIGPRRCGKSFLAMHLLGKQRSRGYVNFDDERLVDVANYDHLVAAVNSVYDNPRYLLLDEIQNLPRWELFVNRLQRQGLQLILTGSNAHLLSSELATHLTGRHLPIILFPFSFAETRRAHPGPRTGPEMAEGFRRYSQEGGYPEPLLRDVDREYYLRTLWDSVLYKDIVRRRRIRSAAGLDDLAGYLLANVAREYTLNRLTSVTRCRSVHTVAKYIGHLEEAFLFFSLPRFSYRVRETAAANRKIYCIDNGFVTARGVRFAPDTGRLAENVVAVALHKRALEGKCEVYFWRDAGQREVDFVVKEGRQVTSLIQVCWDMTGADTRQREIRALLQAGAELSCDRLLVLTADADSEEEVEWFGKRGRIRLLPLWRWLSEEGGT, encoded by the coding sequence ATGCTGAGTTCGCCGCTTCACGATGCGGTCGAGACGCAGAGACGCGAGATGCACGCGCGCCTCGCGGAGCGCTACGTCGAGCGCGATCTTGCCACGCCCGTCCGCGACGACGGACTGATCAAGGTGATCATCGGCCCGCGCCGCTGCGGCAAGTCGTTCCTGGCCATGCACCTGCTCGGGAAACAGCGTTCCCGCGGCTACGTGAACTTCGACGACGAACGGCTCGTCGACGTGGCCAACTACGACCACCTGGTCGCCGCGGTCAACAGCGTCTACGACAATCCGCGCTACCTGCTGCTCGACGAGATCCAGAACCTGCCGCGCTGGGAGCTGTTCGTGAACCGGCTCCAGCGCCAAGGGTTGCAGCTCATACTGACCGGGAGCAACGCGCACCTGCTGAGCAGCGAACTGGCCACCCACCTGACCGGGCGCCACCTGCCGATCATCCTGTTCCCGTTCTCGTTCGCCGAGACCCGGCGTGCTCACCCCGGCCCACGCACCGGGCCGGAGATGGCAGAGGGATTCCGCCGCTACTCGCAGGAGGGTGGCTACCCGGAACCCCTGCTGCGCGACGTGGACCGCGAGTACTATCTGCGCACCCTGTGGGACTCCGTCCTGTACAAGGACATCGTGCGCCGGCGCCGCATCCGCTCCGCCGCAGGCCTGGACGACCTGGCCGGCTACCTGCTCGCCAACGTCGCCCGAGAGTACACCCTGAACCGCCTCACCTCGGTCACGCGGTGCAGGAGTGTCCACACCGTGGCGAAATACATCGGCCACCTGGAGGAGGCGTTCCTGTTCTTCTCGCTGCCACGGTTTTCCTACCGGGTGCGCGAGACGGCCGCCGCCAACCGCAAGATCTACTGCATCGACAACGGCTTCGTGACCGCGCGCGGCGTCCGGTTCGCCCCCGACACCGGCCGGCTGGCGGAGAACGTCGTCGCGGTCGCTCTTCACAAACGGGCGCTCGAGGGGAAATGCGAGGTCTACTTCTGGAGGGATGCCGGACAGCGCGAGGTGGACTTCGTCGTGAAGGAGGGCCGGCAGGTGACGAGCCTCATCCAGGTCTGTTGGGACATGACCGGTGCGGACACCCGGCAGCGCGAGATCCGGGCTCTGCTGCAGGCCGGCGCGGAGCTGTCCTGCGACCGGCTGCTGGTGTTGACCGCGGACGCCGACTCCGAGGAAGAGGTGGAGTGGTTCGGCAAACGAGGCCGCATCCGGCTGCTCCCGCTGTGGCGCTGGCTCAGCGAAGAAGGAGGAACATAA
- a CDS encoding ATP-binding protein: MFERFYRPPAGSYFLFGPRGTGKSTSLRERYPDALFVDLIDPENTRFYDARPERLRDTIAASPARRRIVIDEVQRVPELLQVVHQLIELDKRLRFVLTGSSARKLRRTGVDLLAGRAALTTMHPFMAAELGAGFNLDRALSQGLIPLVVDAAEPDVVLRSYAALYVREEVQAEGLVRNVGAFSRFLEAVSFSHAAVLNVSNLARECQVERKVAEGYVDVLRDLLLAFTLPVFTRRARRRMTTHPKLYLVDAGLFRSLRPTGPFDRPEELAGAALEGLVAQHLRAWIAYSNRDDALSFWRTRAGNEVDFVLYGESGLFAIEVKDSATLHPRDFSGLRAFTQDYPIATPVLLYRGSRRIQERGVLCLPCEPFLRTLTPARSFSQVLAAVPEP; the protein is encoded by the coding sequence GTGTTTGAGCGGTTCTACCGGCCTCCCGCCGGGAGCTACTTCCTGTTCGGCCCGCGTGGTACCGGGAAGTCCACGTCGTTGCGCGAGCGCTATCCCGATGCATTGTTCGTCGACCTCATAGATCCGGAGAACACGCGTTTCTATGATGCGCGACCGGAACGGTTGCGCGACACCATCGCGGCGAGCCCTGCCAGGCGGCGGATCGTGATCGACGAGGTACAGCGAGTGCCGGAACTGCTGCAGGTGGTGCACCAGCTCATCGAACTCGACAAGCGCCTGCGCTTCGTACTTACCGGCTCCAGTGCCCGCAAGCTGCGCCGCACCGGCGTGGACCTGCTCGCTGGCCGTGCCGCGCTCACCACCATGCACCCGTTCATGGCAGCCGAGTTGGGCGCCGGGTTCAACCTGGACCGCGCGCTCTCGCAGGGGCTGATACCGCTGGTAGTCGACGCGGCCGAGCCGGATGTCGTGTTGCGGTCATACGCTGCACTCTACGTACGGGAGGAGGTACAGGCGGAGGGCCTGGTTCGGAACGTCGGCGCCTTCTCCCGCTTCCTGGAGGCGGTGAGCTTCAGTCATGCCGCCGTACTGAACGTGTCCAATCTGGCCCGCGAGTGCCAAGTGGAGCGCAAGGTTGCGGAGGGCTACGTGGACGTGCTGCGCGACCTGCTGCTGGCGTTCACGCTGCCGGTGTTCACGCGGCGGGCCCGGCGCCGCATGACGACACATCCCAAGCTCTACCTGGTCGACGCCGGTCTGTTCCGGTCGCTGCGGCCGACCGGACCGTTCGACCGGCCCGAAGAGCTTGCCGGCGCCGCCCTGGAGGGGCTGGTCGCACAGCACCTGCGCGCCTGGATCGCCTACTCGAACCGCGACGACGCCCTGAGCTTCTGGCGTACCCGCGCCGGCAACGAGGTGGATTTCGTCCTCTACGGCGAGAGTGGCCTGTTCGCCATCGAGGTCAAGGACAGTGCCACGCTTCATCCCCGCGACTTCAGCGGGCTCCGCGCGTTCACGCAGGATTATCCGATCGCCACCCCCGTGCTGCTCTACCGCGGCTCGCGCCGCATCCAGGAGCGTGGCGTCCTCTGCCTCCCATGCGAGCCGTTTCTCCGCACCCTCACTCCGGCGCGCTCATTCTCGCAAGTCCTCGCCGCCGTGCCTGAACCATGA
- a CDS encoding ATP-binding protein, producing the protein MDRRNNPYAPGAGLQPPELAGRDRLIDDVTIDMDRVLRRRPTKGLILLGLRGVGKTVLLNRLRAFADGKGFQTAKVEAPEGSVLPDMLAPELRRILYALDVRQSGGRHLRRAVSVLRGFANAFKVKIGDIEFSVEPAPGEGDSGNLEQDLPPLLIAVAEAAAERRSAVGLFLDEIQYLSSVELAAVVVACHEIAQRNLPLLFIGAGLPQVAALAGKAKSYAERLFDYPEVGPLDADAARAAIAIPAENEGVSFDDGAVDAILQATQNYPYFIQEWGFQVWNRAPSTPIAPAVVADATPDVIAHLDTNFFRVRFDRLTVLQQKYLRAMAELGPGPHKTGHIATTLGVAATSVATVRQQLVNKGMVWSQRHGETAFTVPLFDSFMKRQMPTLEKHVPARRMRTTRRGAGS; encoded by the coding sequence ATGGACCGTCGCAATAACCCGTACGCTCCAGGCGCCGGCTTGCAGCCGCCGGAACTGGCCGGCCGCGACCGGCTGATCGACGACGTGACCATTGACATGGACCGCGTCCTCCGGCGACGCCCCACCAAGGGCCTCATCCTGCTGGGCTTGCGTGGCGTTGGCAAGACCGTCCTGCTCAATCGATTGCGCGCCTTCGCGGACGGCAAGGGATTCCAGACGGCCAAGGTCGAGGCACCTGAAGGGAGCGTGCTGCCCGACATGCTGGCGCCCGAGTTGCGGCGCATCCTCTACGCCCTCGACGTTCGCCAGTCCGGTGGACGACACCTGCGGCGTGCCGTGTCCGTACTGCGCGGGTTCGCGAACGCGTTCAAGGTCAAGATCGGAGACATCGAGTTCAGCGTCGAGCCGGCGCCCGGCGAGGGCGACAGCGGGAACCTCGAGCAAGACCTGCCACCGCTGCTGATTGCCGTGGCGGAGGCCGCCGCCGAGCGGCGCTCGGCGGTAGGCTTGTTCCTGGACGAGATTCAGTACCTCTCTTCGGTCGAGCTAGCGGCCGTCGTGGTGGCCTGCCATGAGATTGCTCAACGCAACCTCCCGCTGCTGTTCATCGGCGCCGGACTGCCGCAGGTCGCCGCACTTGCAGGCAAGGCCAAATCCTACGCAGAGCGGTTATTCGACTATCCGGAAGTCGGACCGTTGGATGCCGACGCGGCCCGCGCAGCCATCGCGATACCGGCAGAGAACGAAGGAGTCTCGTTCGACGACGGCGCCGTGGATGCAATCCTGCAGGCCACCCAGAACTACCCCTATTTCATCCAGGAGTGGGGTTTCCAGGTGTGGAATCGCGCGCCGTCAACTCCGATCGCGCCAGCAGTAGTGGCGGATGCGACGCCCGACGTGATCGCCCACCTCGACACCAACTTTTTCCGCGTGCGTTTCGACCGCTTGACCGTGCTGCAGCAGAAGTACCTGCGCGCCATGGCCGAGCTCGGGCCCGGACCACACAAGACAGGGCACATCGCCACCACTCTCGGCGTCGCCGCAACCTCCGTAGCGACGGTCCGGCAGCAACTGGTGAACAAGGGGATGGTGTGGAGCCAGCGACACGGCGAGACCGCGTTCACCGTCCCGCTCTTCGACAGCTTCATGAAACGACAGATGCCGACGCTCGAAAAACACGTACCGGCACGACGCATGCGAACCACGCGGCGCGGGGCCGGCTCGTAG
- a CDS encoding phytanoyl-CoA dioxygenase family protein yields the protein MSLTTHETRFYEENGYLLRKGLVPLDWIADVEREVDRIHERMAEHPAAGVGIAWEEFDEPDHPPRIKQLMHSEVISATLNRILRCDAMLDIVEDLIGSDISLYHSKLLPKAGGDGTAIPWHQDYAYWKTDDNRPAMVNCQLAIRRCNLENGCICFVPGSHRGGLQEHERSRETFGVYLPGHYRERDDAVAVEMEPGDGVFFNALIVHGSAPNRSAEDRLMNTFAYNVTGNGVTQSREELRSRPHARSGVSCD from the coding sequence ATGTCGCTGACCACACACGAAACGCGGTTCTACGAAGAAAACGGCTACCTGCTCAGGAAGGGGTTGGTGCCGCTGGACTGGATCGCCGACGTGGAGCGGGAGGTCGACCGGATCCACGAGCGGATGGCGGAGCACCCGGCAGCCGGCGTCGGCATCGCCTGGGAGGAGTTCGACGAGCCTGACCATCCGCCGCGGATCAAGCAGCTCATGCACAGCGAGGTGATCAGTGCCACCCTGAATCGGATCCTGCGCTGCGATGCCATGCTCGACATCGTCGAGGACCTGATCGGATCGGACATCTCGCTGTACCACAGCAAGCTGCTGCCGAAGGCGGGCGGCGACGGCACCGCGATCCCGTGGCACCAGGACTATGCGTACTGGAAAACGGACGACAACCGCCCGGCGATGGTGAACTGCCAACTGGCGATTCGACGGTGCAACCTGGAGAACGGCTGCATCTGCTTCGTTCCCGGCAGCCACCGCGGAGGGCTGCAGGAGCATGAGCGCAGCCGGGAGACCTTCGGCGTGTACCTGCCGGGACACTACCGCGAACGGGACGACGCCGTGGCGGTCGAGATGGAGCCCGGTGACGGCGTATTCTTCAACGCCCTGATCGTGCACGGATCGGCACCCAACCGCTCCGCCGAAGACCGCCTCATGAACACGTTCGCGTACAACGTCACCGGCAACGGCGTCACGCAGAGCCGCGAGGAGTTGCGCAGCAGGCCGCACGCCCGTAGCGGCGTATCGTGCGACTAA
- a CDS encoding AAA family ATPase, producing MIESITISNFKSLRRVELSLGMLNLFVGTNASGKSNFLESLRVLQGIGNGFTISEILDGRPPSATSEVWDGIRGGSSRTCFAGFDGESEVLISVQGTLDDEPQVPWHYSITFLPMAGQVKQESLQAGVLIFHTEETSGPDSGPKLRVHHHYVGGDRSPISESASFRPVLGGFSGLKFFGFSGDSVGFDQGPFYTEGADLARRVARQLANTQQLEPSIALLREYSKVHDAKRMGDHGENFAAVVKTICQNEDTKDAFLSWLRELRPDEVDDVGTLSGAVGDSLFMLRESHREYPAPVLSAGTLRFAALTAAFFQPDMPSIMTIEEIENGIHASRLRLLLELLRNRSRAGRTQVFATTHSPSALAWLDESEYGTTFLCKRDESTGESMIRPLTEVPHFLDVAQRHPVADLYAEGWLETAL from the coding sequence TTGATCGAAAGCATCACTATCAGCAACTTCAAGAGTCTTCGGCGCGTCGAACTGTCGCTCGGAATGCTGAATCTCTTCGTTGGCACAAATGCCAGCGGGAAGTCGAACTTCCTTGAGTCTCTTCGAGTGTTGCAGGGGATAGGAAACGGATTCACGATCAGTGAGATACTAGACGGAAGGCCGCCGAGCGCTACCAGCGAGGTTTGGGATGGAATCCGCGGCGGCAGTTCACGAACTTGCTTTGCCGGCTTCGACGGAGAGAGTGAGGTCTTGATCTCGGTGCAAGGCACTTTGGACGATGAACCCCAAGTGCCATGGCACTATTCGATTACGTTCCTTCCAATGGCGGGGCAAGTAAAGCAGGAGTCTCTGCAAGCAGGAGTACTTATCTTTCATACTGAAGAAACCAGCGGTCCCGACTCAGGACCAAAGCTCCGCGTGCACCACCACTATGTCGGAGGAGACCGGTCTCCTATCTCCGAGTCCGCCAGCTTCCGACCCGTACTTGGCGGGTTTTCAGGATTGAAATTCTTTGGGTTTTCCGGTGACAGCGTGGGCTTCGACCAAGGTCCATTCTACACAGAAGGCGCGGACTTGGCACGCCGCGTGGCAAGGCAGTTGGCGAATACGCAGCAATTGGAACCGTCCATTGCGTTACTTCGGGAATACTCGAAAGTACACGACGCCAAGCGTATGGGAGATCACGGAGAGAACTTCGCAGCCGTCGTAAAGACAATCTGTCAGAACGAAGACACCAAGGACGCATTCCTGTCATGGCTCCGCGAGCTCCGTCCCGATGAGGTTGACGACGTCGGTACGCTGAGCGGCGCTGTGGGCGATTCACTGTTTATGCTTCGTGAGAGCCATCGCGAATACCCCGCGCCAGTATTGAGTGCCGGGACGTTGCGGTTTGCGGCGCTGACTGCTGCGTTTTTCCAACCAGACATGCCAAGCATCATGACTATCGAGGAGATCGAAAACGGAATTCATGCAAGCCGCCTTCGGCTACTCTTGGAACTACTCCGAAACCGGTCGAGAGCGGGCCGGACACAGGTCTTCGCTACTACGCACTCGCCAAGTGCACTCGCATGGCTTGATGAATCCGAGTACGGCACGACGTTTCTCTGCAAGAGGGACGAGTCAACCGGCGAGTCGATGATACGTCCCCTGACTGAAGTCCCCCACTTTCTGGATGTCGCACAACGCCATCCGGTCGCTGACCTGTACGCCGAGGGCTGGCTCGAAACGGCCCTGTGA
- a CDS encoding fatty acid desaturase produces the protein MGADEYPRLAEVRGHLRVKWYRSPIEPATLRALMQRSDLQGWLQAGGHLALAVATGALVWWCWAGGLWLGFALALFAHGTVASFFTGVAPHELAHGTVFRTKRLNQVFLYLYSLLSWWDPFDYGTSHTYHHRYTLYPEGDRENLLPLHPSVGRTFLLQMFTINLLSKPGRNFTKGGLLSTLAITVLGAFGLIGSTRAPIRQWIEALHLDQPAEAWKSMWWSRAHLLFHGAVLVIGIASGLWVLPLVISAAPFIANWLTYFVGLPQHCGLRDNVPDFRKSTRSMKLDPVSSFLYWRMNWHTEHHMYAGVPCYHLRKLARAIAADMPEPRTLIGAWREMLATWKRQQQDPGYQYDTPLPPAAGRAAHEEQGKLESSIGELAPSGLR, from the coding sequence ATGGGAGCAGACGAGTATCCGCGGCTGGCGGAGGTTCGCGGCCACCTGCGGGTGAAGTGGTACCGGTCGCCGATCGAGCCGGCCACGCTGCGGGCGCTGATGCAGCGCAGCGACCTGCAGGGGTGGCTGCAGGCAGGCGGCCACTTGGCGCTGGCGGTGGCCACCGGGGCACTGGTGTGGTGGTGCTGGGCGGGCGGCCTGTGGCTGGGGTTCGCGCTGGCGCTGTTCGCGCACGGCACGGTGGCGAGCTTCTTTACCGGCGTCGCCCCGCACGAGCTGGCGCACGGCACCGTGTTCCGCACCAAGCGTCTCAACCAGGTGTTCCTGTACCTGTACAGCCTGCTGAGCTGGTGGGATCCGTTCGACTACGGCACCAGCCACACCTACCACCACCGCTACACCCTCTACCCCGAGGGCGACCGCGAGAACCTGCTGCCGCTGCACCCGTCGGTGGGGCGCACGTTCCTGCTGCAGATGTTCACGATCAACCTGCTCAGCAAACCGGGGCGCAACTTCACCAAGGGCGGCCTGCTGTCCACGCTGGCGATCACCGTGCTCGGCGCGTTCGGGCTGATCGGCTCCACCAGGGCGCCGATCCGGCAGTGGATCGAGGCGCTGCACCTCGACCAGCCGGCGGAGGCGTGGAAGTCGATGTGGTGGTCGCGGGCGCACCTCCTGTTCCACGGCGCCGTGCTGGTGATCGGGATCGCCAGCGGGCTGTGGGTGCTGCCGCTGGTGATCTCGGCGGCGCCGTTCATCGCCAACTGGCTCACCTACTTCGTCGGCCTGCCGCAGCACTGCGGCCTGCGCGACAACGTGCCCGACTTCCGCAAGTCGACCCGCTCAATGAAGCTCGACCCGGTCTCCAGCTTCCTGTACTGGCGCATGAACTGGCACACCGAGCACCACATGTACGCCGGCGTGCCGTGCTACCACCTCCGCAAGCTGGCACGCGCGATTGCTGCCGACATGCCGGAGCCGCGCACGCTGATCGGCGCCTGGCGCGAGATGCTGGCCACCTGGAAGCGGCAGCAACAGGACCCCGGCTACCAGTACGACACGCCGCTGCCGCCGGCCGCGGGCCGCGCCGCCCACGAAGAGCAGGGCAAGCTGGAAAGCTCGATCGGCGAGCTTGCGCCTTCCGGCCTGCGTTGA